The Hymenobacter baengnokdamensis genome includes a region encoding these proteins:
- a CDS encoding M57 family metalloprotease, with amino-acid sequence MFKFSALLVMGAALTLAGCQKSQDVATQPTQITPEVTAQVKALGFGTGDLRAVEGGYVVEGDILLTPQVLAGGTDYKMLRVGADEQYRTTNLVTGLPRTLTVSLSTQFPSAYVTAVDEAIRRYNAANLQLHFTRITSGTADLPVKYSSNLGPGVLGQSGGFPSGGNPAPGFTLVPSVINSTNTNYIATIMAHEMGHCIGFRHTDYMNRAYSCGGSASNEGASGVGAILIPGTPSAADPNSWMLACVGNGVNRPFNTNDVTALNYLY; translated from the coding sequence ATGTTCAAATTTTCCGCACTACTGGTCATGGGCGCTGCTCTCACGCTCGCCGGCTGCCAGAAATCACAGGATGTGGCTACCCAGCCCACTCAAATTACCCCTGAGGTAACTGCCCAGGTAAAAGCCCTGGGCTTTGGTACCGGCGACCTCCGGGCTGTCGAAGGTGGCTATGTGGTAGAAGGCGATATCCTGCTCACGCCCCAGGTGCTGGCTGGCGGGACCGACTATAAGATGCTACGCGTGGGCGCTGATGAGCAGTACCGCACCACCAACCTGGTTACCGGCCTGCCCCGTACCCTCACCGTGAGTTTGTCGACCCAGTTCCCGTCGGCCTACGTAACGGCCGTTGACGAGGCCATCCGTCGCTACAACGCAGCTAATCTGCAGTTGCACTTTACCCGGATTACCTCGGGCACGGCCGACCTGCCCGTTAAGTACTCTTCGAACCTGGGACCGGGCGTTCTGGGCCAGTCGGGCGGCTTCCCAAGCGGCGGCAATCCTGCACCGGGCTTCACGCTGGTACCCAGCGTGATTAACAGTACGAATACTAACTACATCGCCACCATCATGGCGCACGAGATGGGGCACTGCATCGGTTTCCGCCACACCGACTACATGAACCGGGCGTACAGTTGCGGGGGCAGCGCCTCGAATGAAGGAGCCAGCGGCGTAGGAGCCATTCTTATTCCCGGCACGCCCTCGGCCGCCGACCCCAATTCCTGGATGCTGGCCTGCGTAGGCAACGGCGTAAACCGGCCATTCAACACCAACGACGTAACGGCGCTGAACTACTTGTACTAA
- the sucD gene encoding succinate--CoA ligase subunit alpha, with product MSVLVNKDSKVIVQGFTGSEGSFHAQQMMDYGTQVVGGVTPGKGGTEHLGRPVFNTVADAVAATQADTSIIFVPPAFAADAILEAAQAGIKVIVTITEGIPTKDMIAVKHYLKDRPGITMVGPNCPGVITAGECKVGIMPGFIFQKGRVGIVSKSGTLTYEAVDQLTKAGLGQTTAIGIGGDPIIGTTTKQAVELLMNDPETEGIVMIGEIGGGMEAEAARWIKETGNKKPVVGFIAGQTAPPGRRMGHAGAIVGGADDTAAAKMAIMRECGIHVVDSPAEIGDTMLRVLGSK from the coding sequence ATGAGCGTTCTCGTCAACAAAGATTCCAAGGTTATCGTGCAGGGCTTCACCGGCTCCGAAGGCTCGTTCCACGCCCAGCAAATGATGGATTACGGCACCCAGGTAGTCGGCGGCGTAACGCCCGGCAAGGGCGGCACCGAGCACCTCGGCCGGCCCGTGTTCAACACCGTGGCCGATGCCGTAGCCGCTACCCAGGCCGATACCAGCATCATTTTCGTGCCCCCGGCTTTTGCGGCCGATGCCATTCTGGAGGCTGCCCAGGCCGGTATTAAAGTAATCGTGACCATCACCGAGGGCATTCCGACCAAGGACATGATTGCCGTGAAGCACTACCTCAAGGACCGCCCCGGCATTACGATGGTGGGCCCCAACTGCCCCGGCGTTATCACGGCCGGCGAGTGCAAAGTGGGCATCATGCCCGGCTTTATTTTCCAGAAAGGCCGCGTGGGCATCGTCTCGAAGTCGGGCACGCTGACCTACGAGGCGGTTGACCAGCTCACCAAAGCCGGCCTGGGCCAGACCACGGCCATCGGCATCGGCGGCGACCCCATCATCGGTACCACCACCAAGCAAGCCGTGGAATTGCTGATGAATGACCCCGAAACCGAAGGTATCGTGATGATTGGCGAAATCGGCGGCGGCATGGAAGCCGAAGCCGCCCGCTGGATTAAGGAAACCGGCAACAAGAAGCCCGTCGTGGGCTTCATCGCCGGCCAGACGGCTCCTCCCGGCCGCCGCATGGGCCACGCCGGTGCCATCGTGGGCGGGGCAGATGACACGGCCGCCGCTAAAATGGCTATCATGCGCGAGTGCGGCATCCACGTCGTGGATTCGCCCGCCGAGATTGGCGATACCATGCTGCGCGTGCTGGGCAGCAAGTAA
- a CDS encoding S8 family serine peptidase, whose protein sequence is MILLSTSPVLGQVADSKLAPRVAAAIQRSPGHQAVRLRVRDAAAFWQWAKQSQPEMQLGWGPIGETTLTVRHITVKQLAALAASPLVEFIDVPDRVAHDERLLNGADLTVNGLRAVQRHYPALTGQGLTVSIKENPLDATDLDFRGRLLNTPAGTVIASAHASIMATLIAGGGNSGPAGEGAARQAAIASSSYSNLLPDANDELIKLGVSVQNHSYGTGIENYYGLEALGYDQQTRQLPTLLHVFSSGNSGTAASSDGLYKGLVAVDNLTGQFKMSKNSLAVGATDALGQVAALSSRGPAYDGRIKPELVAYGDAGSSDASALGSGAALLVQQAYRDSQGGTLPPAALVKAALINSADDVGRPQVDFVSGFGQLDALGAVRTVLEGRYRFGTVAQSQEQVISLPVPPGTAQLKVTLVWTDPEAAANATKALVNDLDLAVQGPGSTQWLPWTLSAYPSLDSLAMPARRGADHLNNVEQVTIEQPTAGTYQLRVRGYAVPSSPQAFSLAYEVTAPGLEWVVPSSLLDVRPDQPTLLRWAWAGPPAAGRLDYRPVGQASWRTLAAGVDLSQRTYSWVAPDTATLAQVRWVFGSQVVVSDTFALARPLPLHVGYICPAATLLTWPATPGAAQYQVYRLGATALEPFRLIADTLLSIVPSQNAGPYFAVAPVLGGKLAERGATANLFEAGISCYIRSFLAQQPIADTARLSLVLGSLYHLQSVQLQRLGPGGFQPVQTLLPVTRLTTLFTDLGASTGLNQYRILGQDASGQQFYSDTVTVQLVRRHELLVFPIPALVGQDLQVAGEPGAELQISLYDALGRLVRTATVNGALNLVATAGLRPGVYLLRAAPAGSTALTRRVILVE, encoded by the coding sequence GTGATTTTGCTAAGTACCTCGCCAGTGCTGGGGCAGGTTGCCGACAGTAAGCTGGCTCCCAGGGTGGCGGCTGCCATTCAGCGTAGCCCTGGCCACCAGGCGGTACGCCTGCGGGTGCGCGATGCGGCGGCCTTCTGGCAGTGGGCAAAGCAGTCGCAGCCTGAAATGCAGCTTGGTTGGGGCCCGATTGGCGAAACTACGCTAACAGTCAGGCATATAACGGTGAAGCAGTTGGCTGCTTTGGCCGCCTCGCCGTTGGTTGAGTTTATAGATGTGCCCGACCGCGTGGCCCACGACGAGCGCCTGCTCAATGGGGCCGACCTGACCGTGAACGGCCTGCGAGCCGTGCAGCGTCACTACCCGGCGCTGACCGGCCAGGGCCTGACGGTAAGCATCAAGGAAAACCCCTTGGATGCTACTGACCTCGACTTTCGGGGGCGCTTGTTGAATACACCGGCCGGCACGGTTATCGCCTCGGCGCACGCCAGCATTATGGCCACGCTTATTGCGGGCGGCGGCAACTCGGGGCCGGCGGGGGAGGGAGCCGCCCGGCAGGCGGCTATTGCGTCGTCGTCCTATTCCAACCTGCTGCCCGATGCCAACGATGAGCTTATCAAGCTGGGCGTGAGCGTGCAAAATCATTCCTACGGTACGGGTATCGAAAATTATTACGGCCTCGAAGCCCTGGGCTACGACCAGCAGACGCGCCAGCTGCCCACGCTGCTACACGTTTTTTCGTCGGGAAATTCAGGCACCGCCGCCAGTTCCGACGGCTTGTACAAGGGGTTGGTGGCCGTGGACAATCTTACCGGCCAGTTTAAGATGTCGAAAAATTCGCTGGCCGTTGGCGCTACCGATGCGCTGGGCCAGGTGGCGGCGCTCAGCTCGCGCGGGCCGGCCTACGATGGCCGCATCAAGCCCGAGCTGGTGGCGTATGGCGACGCGGGCTCGTCCGATGCGTCCGCGTTGGGGTCGGGGGCCGCCTTGCTCGTGCAGCAGGCGTACCGCGATAGCCAGGGTGGCACCTTGCCACCCGCCGCTTTGGTAAAGGCGGCGCTCATCAACAGTGCCGACGATGTGGGCCGGCCGCAAGTCGATTTTGTGTCGGGCTTTGGCCAGCTTGATGCCTTGGGGGCCGTGCGAACGGTGTTGGAAGGCCGCTACCGCTTTGGCACCGTGGCGCAAAGCCAGGAGCAGGTCATTAGCCTTCCTGTACCGCCAGGTACGGCGCAGCTGAAAGTGACGCTGGTCTGGACCGACCCTGAGGCAGCAGCCAACGCCACTAAGGCACTCGTCAACGACCTCGACCTGGCGGTGCAGGGGCCGGGCAGCACGCAGTGGCTGCCCTGGACGCTTAGCGCTTATCCCAGCCTCGACTCGCTGGCGATGCCCGCCCGCCGGGGCGCCGACCACCTCAACAATGTAGAGCAGGTAACTATCGAGCAGCCCACGGCGGGTACCTATCAGCTACGGGTGCGTGGCTACGCCGTGCCCAGCAGTCCGCAGGCGTTCAGCCTGGCCTACGAAGTGACAGCTCCCGGCCTGGAATGGGTGGTACCCAGCAGCTTGCTTGATGTGCGGCCGGACCAGCCCACGCTATTGCGCTGGGCCTGGGCCGGCCCGCCCGCTGCTGGTCGCCTCGACTACCGCCCAGTAGGGCAGGCCAGCTGGCGCACCCTGGCGGCGGGCGTCGACCTGAGCCAGCGCACCTACAGCTGGGTTGCGCCTGATACTGCCACACTGGCGCAGGTTCGCTGGGTGTTTGGCAGCCAGGTAGTTGTGTCTGATACTTTTGCGCTGGCCCGGCCGCTGCCGCTACACGTCGGCTACATCTGCCCCGCCGCTACGCTCCTGACGTGGCCCGCTACGCCGGGGGCTGCGCAGTACCAGGTGTATCGGCTGGGTGCGACGGCTCTGGAGCCCTTCAGGCTCATAGCCGATACCCTGTTGAGTATAGTGCCCAGCCAGAATGCGGGCCCTTATTTTGCAGTGGCCCCCGTGCTAGGTGGCAAACTAGCCGAGCGCGGAGCCACTGCCAACCTGTTCGAAGCAGGAATTAGCTGCTACATCCGCTCGTTTCTGGCACAGCAGCCCATTGCGGATACCGCGCGCTTATCGCTGGTGCTGGGTAGTCTTTATCACTTGCAGTCGGTGCAGCTCCAGCGCCTTGGGCCGGGCGGCTTTCAGCCAGTCCAGACGCTGCTGCCCGTGACGCGGCTCACTACCCTTTTTACCGACCTCGGCGCCTCCACGGGCCTCAATCAATACCGTATTCTGGGGCAGGATGCAAGCGGGCAGCAGTTTTACAGCGATACGGTAACGGTGCAGCTGGTGCGCCGCCACGAGCTGCTGGTGTTTCCGATACCAGCCCTGGTAGGGCAAGACCTGCAGGTGGCCGGCGAGCCCGGTGCGGAGCTGCAAATCAGCCTCTACGATGCCCTGGGCCGCCTGGTACGCACGGCCACCGTCAACGGGGCCCTCAACCTGGTGGCTACGGCCGGCCTGCGTCCGGGCGTGTATCTGCTACGGGCTGCTCCAGCCGGTAGCACCGCGCTCACCCGGCGGGTGATACTTGTTGAATAA
- a CDS encoding gliding motility lipoprotein GldH, whose protein sequence is MQLSLASATSRGRRNGWALLALAGLASLSACDPNRVYEENVDLKSPTGDAYVWDVQQRPAFTFTIADTTARYNVFFNVRNAAGYGFYNLYLKHTLTGPDGRPVGPALLHQLILMNPKTGEPLGAGTGDIFDHQFLALKQQHFARPGAYKLTLEQYMRQNQLPGIMAVGVRVAKIK, encoded by the coding sequence ATGCAGCTCTCTCTTGCTTCTGCCACCAGCAGAGGCCGCCGCAATGGGTGGGCCCTGCTGGCATTGGCCGGCCTGGCCAGCCTTAGCGCCTGCGACCCCAACCGCGTGTATGAGGAAAACGTGGACCTGAAATCGCCCACCGGCGACGCGTATGTGTGGGACGTGCAGCAGCGCCCGGCCTTCACATTCACCATAGCCGATACCACAGCGCGCTACAATGTTTTTTTTAACGTGCGTAATGCCGCCGGCTATGGGTTTTATAACCTCTACCTCAAGCATACGCTCACCGGCCCCGATGGCCGGCCCGTCGGCCCCGCGCTATTGCACCAGCTTATCCTGATGAACCCCAAAACCGGCGAGCCGCTGGGCGCGGGCACCGGCGATATCTTCGACCACCAGTTTCTGGCCCTAAAGCAGCAGCACTTTGCCAGGCCGGGAGCCTACAAGCTAACCCTGGAGCAGTATATGCGCCAAAACCAGCTGCCGGGTATTATGGCCGTAGGCGTGCGCGTAGCGAAAATAAAATAG
- a CDS encoding mercuric reductase, with the protein MSDYSCDALIIGSGQAGNPLARALAEAGRTVVLVEEAQLGGSCLNYGCVPTKTLIASARRMHDVRTAAGLGVQLDGSARLDMPAVIARKNALLATSRHSLRESLAPTHDNIRVLHGHAAFTAPHRVRVQETPEKVSTISARQIFINTGTRAAVPDIAGLAEAGFLTTTELLDLQELPEHLLIVGGGYIGLEFGQMFRRFGSRVSIIETGGQVLEHEDGDVCEALQQALTHEGVEFSMHADTRHVSRNAAGQYTLTISTAHGERRLHGTHLLVATGRQPNSDHLGLELAGVKTDKDGYIQVNSRLETNVRGIFALGDVHGGPQFTHLSYDDFRVVRNNLLHQGPHRSARQRPLPYCVFTDPALGRIGLSEKQAREQGIAYRLGKLPVRHISRAQQTGQLTGFWKVLVGPDDRLLGAAIVGPEAGEIMTMLQIAMMGRLRYQQLEEMVIAHPVWAEGLNVLWKEMKAV; encoded by the coding sequence ATGTCCGATTACTCATGTGATGCGCTTATTATTGGTTCGGGCCAGGCCGGCAATCCGCTGGCCCGCGCACTGGCCGAAGCCGGCCGCACCGTAGTGCTGGTAGAAGAAGCACAGCTGGGCGGCTCCTGCCTCAACTACGGCTGCGTACCAACCAAAACCCTGATAGCCTCGGCCAGGCGAATGCACGATGTGCGCACGGCCGCCGGGCTGGGCGTGCAGCTGGATGGCAGCGCCCGGCTGGATATGCCGGCCGTTATCGCCCGCAAGAATGCCTTGTTAGCCACGTCACGCCACAGCCTGCGCGAGTCGCTGGCACCGACGCACGACAACATTCGGGTGCTGCACGGGCACGCTGCCTTCACCGCGCCGCACCGGGTGCGGGTGCAGGAAACCCCGGAGAAAGTCAGTACTATTAGCGCCCGGCAGATTTTTATCAATACCGGTACCCGCGCCGCCGTCCCCGACATTGCGGGCCTGGCCGAAGCCGGCTTTCTGACGACCACCGAGCTGCTCGACTTGCAGGAGCTACCCGAGCACCTGCTTATAGTGGGCGGGGGCTATATCGGCCTGGAATTCGGGCAAATGTTTCGGCGCTTCGGTAGCCGCGTGAGCATTATCGAAACCGGTGGGCAGGTGCTGGAGCACGAAGACGGCGACGTATGCGAGGCGTTGCAGCAAGCGCTCACCCACGAAGGCGTGGAGTTTAGTATGCACGCCGATACCCGGCACGTTTCGCGCAACGCGGCCGGGCAGTACACCCTGACAATCAGCACCGCGCACGGCGAGCGCCGGCTGCATGGCACCCACCTGCTGGTAGCTACCGGCCGCCAGCCCAACTCCGACCACCTCGGCCTGGAGCTGGCCGGCGTCAAGACCGACAAGGACGGGTATATTCAGGTAAACAGCCGGCTCGAAACCAATGTGCGCGGTATTTTTGCGCTGGGCGATGTGCACGGCGGGCCGCAGTTTACGCACCTGAGCTACGACGATTTTCGGGTGGTGCGCAACAACCTGCTGCACCAGGGCCCGCACCGCTCGGCCCGGCAGCGCCCCCTGCCCTACTGCGTGTTTACCGACCCCGCCCTCGGGCGCATTGGCCTGAGCGAGAAGCAGGCCAGGGAACAAGGCATTGCCTACCGACTGGGCAAGCTGCCCGTGCGCCACATCAGCCGCGCCCAGCAAACGGGCCAGCTCACGGGCTTTTGGAAGGTGCTGGTAGGCCCCGACGACCGCCTGCTCGGGGCCGCCATCGTAGGGCCCGAAGCCGGCGAAATAATGACCATGCTGCAAATTGCCATGATGGGCCGCCTCCGTTATCAGCAGCTGGAGGAGATGGTCATCGCGCACCCCGTATGGGCCGAGGGGCTAAATGTGCTGTGGAAGGAAATGAAAGCCGTTTGA
- a CDS encoding zinc-dependent alcohol dehydrogenase: MKALVFHGPRNVSVDTVDDPKLKDSRDAIIRVTSTAICGSDLHIYNGSLPTSPMVLGHEFMGIVEEVGRGVGNLKRGDRVVVPFPVACGTCFFCNHALPGHCENSNPEHYGPEGGLMTQKGGALFGYTDLYGGYDGGQAEYVRVPYADFGPRKVPDFLSDEQVLFLTDIFPTGYSGIDWAEVRGGEFIAIFGAGPVGIMAAKSAWLRGAARVVIIDTQQYRLDKAKETTRCETILWESHDQVVQLIRDMSEGRGADVCVDCVGFEPDRDLIDRAKAVINLEKGSPKVLETCMSAVRRGGVVSVLGVYVTTNDNFPVGQFFDKGIKLVGGQAPAHRHIDKLLQHIIKGEVVLDDIISHRLPLSQAAHGYDIFRHKKDNCVKVVLKPGE, translated from the coding sequence ATGAAAGCCTTAGTGTTTCACGGCCCGCGCAACGTTAGCGTCGATACAGTTGACGACCCCAAGCTGAAAGACTCGCGCGATGCCATCATTCGCGTAACCAGCACGGCCATCTGCGGGTCCGACCTGCACATCTACAACGGCAGCCTGCCTACCTCGCCCATGGTGCTTGGGCACGAGTTCATGGGCATTGTGGAAGAAGTAGGCCGCGGCGTGGGCAACCTCAAGCGGGGCGACCGCGTGGTAGTACCCTTTCCGGTGGCCTGCGGCACCTGTTTTTTTTGCAACCACGCGCTGCCCGGCCACTGCGAAAACTCTAACCCCGAGCACTATGGCCCCGAGGGGGGCCTGATGACCCAGAAAGGCGGCGCGCTTTTCGGCTATACCGACCTCTACGGTGGCTACGACGGCGGCCAGGCCGAGTACGTGCGGGTGCCCTACGCCGACTTTGGGCCGCGTAAAGTGCCTGATTTCCTGAGCGATGAGCAGGTATTGTTCCTGACTGATATCTTCCCCACCGGCTATTCCGGTATCGACTGGGCCGAGGTGCGGGGCGGCGAGTTTATTGCTATTTTCGGCGCTGGTCCGGTAGGTATTATGGCTGCTAAAAGCGCCTGGCTGCGCGGTGCCGCCCGCGTGGTTATCATTGATACGCAGCAGTATCGACTCGATAAGGCCAAAGAAACCACGCGCTGCGAAACCATTCTGTGGGAAAGCCACGACCAGGTAGTGCAGCTGATTCGCGACATGAGCGAAGGTCGGGGGGCCGACGTCTGCGTCGATTGCGTGGGCTTTGAGCCCGACCGCGACCTAATCGACCGCGCCAAGGCCGTTATCAATCTTGAAAAAGGCTCGCCTAAGGTGCTGGAAACCTGCATGAGCGCGGTGCGGCGCGGCGGCGTAGTGTCGGTGCTGGGCGTGTACGTGACGACCAACGATAACTTCCCGGTCGGGCAGTTTTTTGATAAAGGCATTAAGCTGGTAGGTGGTCAGGCTCCGGCCCATCGGCACATCGACAAGCTGTTGCAGCACATTATTAAAGGCGAAGTAGTGCTTGATGATATTATCTCGCACCGCCTGCCCCTAAGCCAAGCTGCGCACGGCTACGACATCTTCCGTCACAAAAAGGATAACTGCGTGAAAGTAGTGCTCAAGCCCGGCGAGTAA
- a CDS encoding PSP1 domain-containing protein, whose product MACATCSSGGGCSTSKVGGCGSKGGCSSGGCTRLNVFDWLADVDMPSDFRGFDCVEVRFKGGRKEFFRNDKFLPLVTGDAVVVEAAGSGWHLGHVSLKGELVRLQMRKKKVPTDSRDIRPILRVATPDDEERWQAVRDLENGTMFRARAVVDELRLKMKLSDVEYQADRTRALFYYSAEDRVDFRELIRRLADEFRVRVEMRQISLRQEAGRIGGIGVCGRELCCSTWLTDFKAVSTTAARYQNLSLNPQKLAGQCGRLKCCLNYELDAYLDALKDIPQVQRPLQVATGEAFLQKTDIFRKRMWFAFKGDNNWVMLSAERVREVLEMNKRGEKPDTLLAPRQEEEVAPAVSTLMEGELDRLDDQIKAGSKRGKRKRKDRSERPTSTPEASAAATAAEPREPRESREPRRRERPEGSRSARAEGSPRPPRPESPTPTPRVDAAPGAAPLPAESQPEPRGRRGAAARPLNRRGGRNREGGEGAGSRLEQEPRPRRNDPSAGQQSPRPPREGSDQPRPEGGQGGRSRGRRGGSGRRGEAGSTSASSTPPSAS is encoded by the coding sequence ATGGCTTGTGCTACTTGTTCATCCGGCGGCGGCTGCTCTACCAGTAAGGTGGGTGGCTGCGGCTCCAAAGGCGGCTGCTCTTCGGGCGGCTGTACCCGGCTTAATGTATTCGACTGGCTCGCCGACGTAGATATGCCCAGCGACTTTCGCGGGTTCGACTGCGTGGAAGTTCGCTTTAAGGGCGGGCGCAAAGAGTTTTTTCGCAACGATAAATTTCTGCCGCTGGTTACCGGCGATGCGGTGGTAGTAGAGGCCGCCGGCTCGGGCTGGCACCTGGGCCACGTCTCGCTCAAGGGCGAGCTGGTGCGCCTGCAAATGCGCAAGAAGAAAGTGCCGACCGACTCGCGCGACATTCGCCCCATTCTGCGCGTGGCTACCCCCGATGATGAGGAGCGCTGGCAGGCCGTGCGCGACCTCGAAAACGGTACCATGTTCCGGGCCCGCGCGGTTGTGGACGAGCTGCGCCTCAAGATGAAGCTCTCCGACGTTGAGTACCAGGCCGACCGTACGCGGGCGCTCTTCTATTATTCGGCCGAAGACCGGGTTGACTTTCGGGAGCTTATCCGGCGGCTGGCCGATGAGTTTCGGGTGCGGGTAGAGATGCGCCAGATATCGCTGCGCCAGGAAGCCGGCCGCATCGGCGGCATCGGGGTGTGCGGGCGCGAGCTATGCTGCTCTACCTGGCTTACCGACTTTAAAGCGGTGAGCACCACTGCCGCCCGCTACCAGAACCTGAGTCTCAACCCCCAAAAGCTGGCCGGCCAGTGCGGTCGCCTCAAGTGCTGCCTCAATTATGAGCTGGATGCCTACCTCGATGCGCTAAAAGATATTCCGCAGGTGCAGCGCCCGCTGCAAGTGGCTACGGGCGAGGCGTTTTTACAGAAAACCGACATCTTTCGCAAGCGCATGTGGTTTGCCTTTAAAGGCGACAACAACTGGGTGATGCTGAGCGCTGAGCGCGTGCGCGAAGTGCTGGAAATGAACAAGCGCGGCGAAAAGCCCGATACCCTGCTGGCTCCGCGCCAGGAAGAGGAGGTTGCTCCCGCCGTTTCGACTCTGATGGAAGGCGAGCTCGACCGCCTCGACGACCAGATAAAAGCTGGCAGCAAGCGTGGCAAGCGCAAGCGCAAAGACCGCAGCGAGCGCCCCACCAGCACTCCCGAAGCCAGCGCCGCTGCTACGGCGGCTGAGCCCCGGGAACCCCGCGAAAGCCGCGAGCCGCGCCGTCGCGAGCGTCCTGAAGGCAGCCGCTCGGCGCGCGCTGAAGGCAGCCCGCGGCCGCCACGACCCGAGAGCCCAACCCCCACGCCTCGGGTCGACGCAGCCCCCGGCGCCGCTCCGCTGCCGGCCGAGTCCCAGCCCGAGCCGCGGGGTCGGCGCGGGGCGGCGGCTAGGCCACTCAACCGCCGGGGCGGCCGCAATCGGGAAGGTGGCGAAGGCGCTGGCTCTCGCCTTGAGCAGGAGCCTCGCCCGCGCCGCAACGACCCCTCCGCGGGCCAGCAAAGCCCGCGCCCGCCCCGCGAAGGCAGCGACCAGCCCCGCCCCGAAGGCGGGCAGGGTGGCCGTAGCCGGGGCCGACGGGGTGGCAGCGGCCGGCGAGGCGAAGCAGGTAGTACTTCAGCTTCTTCTACTCCCCCAAGCGCCTCTTAA
- a CDS encoding DUF2231 domain-containing protein — translation MTQETILNTITRQDWLGTAGDAIQPAVIQAFEAGGEAGQKIKNFLHGTWLGHPLHPIITDVPIGAWTTAAVLDGLSLCGQRKLAPGADAAIIIGLVGAVGAAITGLTDWTGTTKKKRKLGLMHGLLNIGATALYTTSYLLRRQQNSRGAAIGLSLLGYGVVSASAYLGGHLVYGEQVGVDHTATSVEYPSEFVGVLPDADLAENTMRRVEAGSVPVLLARKNGEIFAIAHTCSHLGGPLSEGTLLPDCSVRCPWHGSVFSLKDGCVLAGPATEPQPSFEVRVQNGQIEVRLARA, via the coding sequence ATGACGCAGGAAACCATACTGAATACCATAACCCGGCAAGACTGGCTGGGCACGGCCGGCGATGCTATTCAGCCCGCTGTGATACAGGCATTTGAAGCTGGTGGCGAAGCAGGGCAGAAAATCAAGAATTTTCTGCATGGTACCTGGCTCGGCCATCCACTGCACCCAATAATTACGGATGTGCCCATTGGGGCCTGGACGACGGCTGCCGTACTGGATGGCTTGTCGCTGTGCGGCCAGCGCAAGCTGGCGCCGGGTGCCGATGCGGCAATTATTATCGGCCTGGTTGGCGCAGTAGGGGCAGCCATAACCGGCCTGACCGACTGGACGGGCACCACCAAGAAAAAGCGCAAGCTTGGCTTGATGCACGGCCTGCTGAACATTGGGGCTACGGCGCTTTATACTACTTCCTATCTATTGCGGCGGCAGCAAAATTCGCGCGGCGCGGCCATTGGCTTGTCGCTGCTGGGCTATGGTGTGGTGTCGGCTTCGGCTTACCTCGGCGGGCACCTGGTCTATGGTGAGCAGGTAGGCGTAGACCACACGGCCACCTCAGTCGAATACCCGAGTGAGTTCGTCGGCGTGCTGCCCGATGCCGACTTGGCCGAAAATACCATGCGGCGCGTTGAAGCCGGCAGCGTGCCGGTGCTGCTGGCCCGCAAGAACGGGGAGATTTTTGCCATCGCGCACACCTGCTCGCACCTGGGCGGCCCGCTTTCCGAAGGCACGCTGCTGCCCGATTGCAGCGTGCGCTGCCCGTGGCACGGCTCGGTATTCTCCCTAAAAGATGGCTGCGTGCTGGCCGGCCCCGCCACCGAGCCGCAGCCCAGCTTCGAGGTGCGCGTGCAAAACGGGCAAATCGAAGTGCGCCTGGCCCGTGCGTAA
- a CDS encoding UDP-2,3-diacylglucosamine diphosphatase, which produces MTPKTLPELPPLAMAPGQRVYFASDFHLGAPDAATSRERERRIVRWLDMAAQDAAAIYLLGDIFDFWFEYRHAIPRGFSRLQGKLAELTDAGLPITLFTGNHDMWMFGYFTQEMGIPILREPVSQRMGTQLFHIGHGDGLGPGDFAYKRLMKPVFNSRFTQWLFARLHPNLGIGIANSWSRHSRIQNGAADATYFGEDEWLLVHCRELEKRQHHDYYVFGHRHLPLDVAVGPGSRYINLGEWVNYCSYGVYDGSTMVLQEFTG; this is translated from the coding sequence ATGACGCCGAAAACATTGCCTGAGCTGCCACCGCTGGCAATGGCACCGGGGCAGCGCGTGTATTTCGCCTCCGATTTTCATCTGGGTGCGCCCGATGCCGCCACTTCCCGCGAGCGGGAGCGCCGCATTGTACGCTGGCTCGATATGGCCGCCCAGGATGCCGCAGCAATATACCTTTTGGGAGATATATTCGACTTTTGGTTTGAGTACAGACACGCTATTCCCCGGGGGTTTAGCCGCTTGCAGGGCAAGCTGGCCGAGCTGACGGATGCCGGGCTGCCCATTACCCTCTTTACCGGCAACCACGACATGTGGATGTTTGGCTATTTTACCCAGGAAATGGGCATTCCCATTCTGCGCGAGCCGGTGTCGCAGCGCATGGGTACGCAGCTGTTTCACATTGGCCACGGCGACGGCCTGGGGCCGGGCGACTTTGCCTACAAGCGCCTCATGAAGCCCGTATTTAACTCGCGCTTTACGCAGTGGCTGTTTGCCCGCCTGCACCCCAACCTTGGCATTGGCATTGCCAATAGCTGGAGCCGGCATTCGCGCATCCAGAACGGCGCGGCCGACGCTACCTATTTTGGGGAAGATGAATGGCTGCTCGTGCATTGCCGCGAGCTCGAAAAGCGCCAGCACCACGACTATTACGTGTTTGGCCATCGCCACCTGCCGCTCGATGTGGCCGTAGGCCCGGGCAGCCGCTATATTAACCTCGGCGAATGGGTCAATTATTGCTCGTATGGCGTGTATGATGGCAGTACGATGGTTTTGCAGGAGTTTACGGGTTGA